Below is a genomic region from Planctomycetota bacterium.
AGGCCATTCCGACGGAATTGTCCGTGCATTGCCAAATGCGATACTCTCCCATTCCATCTCGAAGACCAAGGAGGTGGAAATTCGCAGCGGCGCGCCTTGTTTTGACTTCCAGTGTGGCGAAGCGCTCCTCCAAAGATGGCCTGTGGCGGATCAGGCGTCTTGCGATGTGCGGGATTAACTTGGGATCGAGCGGCCAGTTACGCAGGTTCGCCGTTAGGGAGAGCGGCTTTCCTCCCATGGCATAATATGTGGAGGCCAGTGTGCGCAGATACTCGCCCCTTTTCTCCTCCCGTTGCTTTCGAGGCGATCCGCTGCCGTGGTCATCCTTGAACAATCGTGTGACCTCGAGTCCGAATGTTTCATAAGGGGTGAGCGCCAGGTAATCGGGGGACTCGCTGGGTTGCAAGCCGAAGTTCCATCCGACTTGTTCGAGAAAGCAGAACACATAAGCGTTCTCACATAACTTTCGTCGGTGGTCATGCATAAACGTCGGCCGGTATCCGAATCTCGCATCAATCATAGCGTTGGAGGCGCCGGGACAAGACGGTGCGTTCGGACAACGGATGCGGTGGGGCTCCCGATCGACTGCCTTTCACGGCCCGCGTTACCGCCTTGAAGGTGGGCGAGCGGAACGGGGGTGCAGGTCAGGCGCCGGGTTTGCGTCCGATGTAGACGGAGCGGTCTCCCTCTTCGACGTCGAGGACGGGCTCGAGAGGGGCGAAGAGGCGCCGCAGTTCCCCGGGCCGGACGCAATACTCCGGCCGGATTCCCCGCACGGGTTGCTCGGCGAAAAGCGTTCCTCCCGGCGCCAGCAGCCGCACGAGCTCCGGGGCGATCGAGCGCTCAAGGAAGCGGGTGACCACGATCGTCTCGAAGGGCCCGCGGAAGGGAAGCCGGAGGGCGTCCGCCTGGACGACGTGGAGATCGGCGCGCAGTCCCCGCGCCCGCGTCCGGGCGCGCGCCACGGCTTCGTCGGAGAGATCCGCCAGAACCACCCGCCAGCCCGCCAGGGCCAGAAGGCACGCGTTCTCTCCCGGGCCGCCCGCCAGATCGAGCGCCCGGCCCGGCACGAGCCGGCTGCGGTACATGAGGAGTGCGATCGACGGCAGCTCCGGGGCGCCCCCCCGGCGGTACTTCTCGTTCCAGCGCTCACGGTCGGGGTTCATCGGCGGATCGCCAGCTGGATCAGCTCGGCGCCTCCTACATAACGGGACCGGACGTGCTCGAACCCATGCTCCGCCAGGAGCCGGCGCATCGAGGCGAGCGTGTAGTGGGATACGTGCTCGTGCGCGTACGCTTCCGGCCGGAGCGCGTCGTAGAAACGCTCCAGCACCCCCCAGAAGATCCTCCCGTAGTCGGGCGTCCCGATGATGAGGCGTCCCCCCGGCCGCAGGACGCGCCGGATCTCGGCCAGCGGGGAGGGCGTCATCGGAATGTGCTCGATGACCTGCGAGAAAACGACTTCGTCGAAGGAGGCGTCCGGGAAGGGCAGAGCGAAGACGCTTCCCCGGACGACGCGGCAGCCCCGGCGCCTCATGAAGCGGAGCTTGGGGAGCGAGACGTCCAGGCCGACCGCCCCGTCCAGATCCTCCAGGATCCGGCTGGAACCGCAGCCCACGTCGAGGGTGCGGCCCGGACGGTGCCATTCCAGGATGATCGCGCGTCGGCGGCGCTGCCACCAGCGCTGGAGGAAGATCGCGCTGTCGTAGGCCCGGTGATCGTAATCGCACCAGTCGCACCCGTTGCGGAGCTGCCAGAGCCGGTAGAGGGTCGCCAGAAGCTCCATCCCGAAGCGGATCACGCGCGCCTTGGAGACGCCGGCGCCGCGCGCCCGATAGACGAAAGGCACCTCCACCACCGAGTAGCCGAGCCCCACCAGGCGGATCAGGATTTCCTCGAGCGCGTCGAAGTTCTTCCGGGTGATCTCGATCTCCTCGAGGGCGCTCCGGCGGTAGAGGCGGAAGCCGCTGGAGAGGTCCATGAGCGGGATGCTCAGGACGCGCCGGAACGTGGCGTTGAGGATCCGGCTCAGGACCGACCGCAGGCCGCTCACGTCCGAGGAGCCCCCGGGAACGTACCTCGAGGCGACCACGACCGCGCCGCGATCGCGGGCGGCGTAGAGATCGCGAATGAAGTACGGATCGTGCGAGTAATCGGCGTCCATCGTCACGACGTAGCGTCCCCGGGCCAAGCGGAAGGCCTCCTTGAGGGCGGACCCGTAGCCGCGCTCCCTCTGGAAGTGCACCCGTGCGCCGTGCAGCGCCGCCCGGGCGGCCGTGTCGTCGGTGGATCCGCCGTCCACGACCAGGATCTCGTAGGAGCCGATCGACCGGGCCACCTCGTGGAGGCGGGGCAGGAGCAGCGAGAGATTGTCGGCCTCGTTGAGAGCCGGAAGGACGATCGTGAGCTCCGTCACGGACGGGGTACTATAACACACGGCCCCGCGTCTGGAAACGACCCCCGGCGGGTGTTAGGATGAAGCCGCATGTTGAGGGACGGCTACGGGAGGACGGTCACGAACCTGCGGATCTCCGTGACGGACCGGTGCAACCTCCGTTGCGTGTACTGCATGCCGGCCGAACCGGAGTGGCTGCCGCGCCCCGAAATCCTGACCTTCGAAGAGATCGAGCGGATCGTGCGTCTGGCGGTCTCCCTGGGAATTTCGGAGTTCCGCCTGACGGGCGGCGAACCCACCGCGCGCCAGGGAATCGTGGATCTCGTCCGGCGGCTCGCGGCGGTGCCGGGGGTGCGCGATCTGGCGATGACGACGAACGGGATCCTGCTCGGAACGCTGGCGGGGCCGCTGAGGGAAGCGGGCCTGCACCGGCTGAACGTGAGCCTGGACACCCTCAAGGGCGAAAAGTTCGTTCACCTGGCCCGGCGGGAAGGCTTCCGGCGCGTCTGGGAGGGGCTTCTCGAGGCGGACCGGGTCGGGTTCCGGCCCCTCAAGGTCAACATGGTCGTCCTCCGGGGGGTCAACGACGACGAGATTCTCGACTTCGCCGCGCTGGCGCGGACGCGCCCGTGGCAGATCCGCTTCATCGAATTCATGCCTCTGGACGGCGACGGCGCCTGGACGCGGGAGCAGGTCGTTCCGGCGGCCGAGATCCTGCGGCGCATTCACGAACGCTGGCCGCTCGACCTGGAGCCCCAGGGCCCCGCCTCGGATCCCGCCCGCATTTTCCGGTTCCGGGACGGGGCGGGAGACGTGGGGGTCATCGCCAGCGTCACGGAGCCTTTCTGCTTCGCCTGCGACCGGATCCGCGTGACGCCGGACGGAAAGCTTCGGACGTGCCTTTTTTCGACGTGGGAGACGGACCTCAAGGGTCCCCTCCGCGCGGGCGCGTCGGACGAGGAGCTTGCGCGTCTGGTCCGCGACGCGGTGGCGCGCAAGGAGGCGGGCCATGGGATCAACGATCCGTCCTTCGTCCGTCCCCGCCGGGCCATGTATTCCATCGGAGGCTGATATGGCGGAGAAGACTCAGGCCAAGGTTCTCATCTTCGGCAAGGACACCTGACCGTACACGACGGCGGCGCGTCAGGAATACGCCCGGAAGGGGGTCCCCTTCGAATACCTGAATGTGAAGGAAAACGCGGCGGCGATGGACGAGATGCTCAAGTGGTCCAAAGGCCGCCGCAACGTTCCCGTCATCGTGGAGGGCGGAAAGGTCACGATCGGTTTCGGCGGGACCTGAGGGGTCTAGATCCGGACGGGGCCGGCCGGGCGCCGGCCCCCCGATTCCTCAGGCGGCCGGTCACGACTTGCGGCGGCGCTGGGTGAGAAGCTGCTTTTTCAGCGTCCACTTCTCGTCCGGCTCCGCTTTCCAGACCTTGATCGAGTCGTACTCCGCCCACTGTCCGCCGCTCAGAAGCTCCAGGCGGCTCTTGGGGACGTCGAGGCCCTCGGCCTCTCCGAAGAAAACCTGCCGGCCGTCCACTTGGGCGACCATTTCGCGGCCGCGCACTTCCCAGAGCGCCGTGTACCAGCGGCCGGGGTCGAATTTCATTTTCAAAGAATCGACGGGCACGCCCTTCGTGGTCGGCCCGATGCCGGACATCTTCAGGAGCCGGCCTTCCTCCGGCCGGAAAATGAGGCGCGCCACGTGTTCCTTGTCGTCCAGGGCCACGCCCAGCCACCGGGCGCCGTCGAAGCGGAAGGAGAACTGAATGAGAAGATCGGACTCCGCGATCTTCCGGGAGAGCGCCGGATGGTGGCCGTCGGAGGCGACCTCGGCGACCTTCAGGCGGCCGTTCTCGACGGCATACGTGCCTTTGAAACGCTTCCAGTCGGGAGCGTAGGCCCCGCCGTCGAAGGTTTCCTCGAAGAGGAGGGCGCCTCGGCGGCACATGAGGGGTTCGAGGTCCGGATTCCGGGGGCGAGCCTCCTGAGCGCCCGTTCGCGCGGGAACGGTCGAGAGAAGGGCCGCGGCGAAGAAGAGAACGACGCGCATCGAATCCCGCTCCTTTCGGACGCCGCCGGGGGGCGTCCCTGCTTTTTACGCCCGGGGGGAGGGGCGGGTTTCAGAGCGCGCGGCGTAGGCGGGGTGAGGGGAGACGAAGACGAGCAGGGTGAGCTTGGCGGGGCTGTCGTTTTTCACGGAGTGCTCGATGCCGGCCGGGACGTAGACGACGTTCTTCTCGCCGACCTCGCGGACTTCGCCCCCCACCCGGAAGGTCCCGCATCCCTCCACGACATAGTAGATCTTGTCGCAGGCGGGGTGCGTGTGGGGCTTCTGTTCCTGGCCGGGCTCCACGCCGTAGACGTCGCAGGCCAGGCGTTCGCTTTCGTAGAGGGCGATCTTGGCGAGCTTCTCGGCGGAGAACTTCCGGGCGTCGATGACGCTCTTGACGTCCATGGGCGGATCCCCGGGAACCGATCAGAGACCGAGCGAAAGCCGCGCCCCCAGCGCGTTCGGCAGGCGCTTGATCCGTTTGATCTTGCGCGCCGTCTTGCGGTAGTTGTACCGCACGCGCCGGAACGCGACGAATTTTCCGTCGAAGACGACGTAGCAGGCCCGCGTGTCGCCGTCCCGCGGCTGGCCCACGGAGCCCACGTTGACGAAGAACTTGCCGCGCGTCACGGGAAAGGCCCCTTCGATGCGGGAGGCGGGCAGGAACGGGCGGTCCGGAAAGAAGATGCCGGGAAGGTGCGTGTGCCCGCCGAAGGCGACGCGCTTGATCTTGGAGAAGATGAGCTTCATGAAGTCGGGGTTGTAGCACGCCTCGGGCATCACGTATTCGCGGGTGGGGTCCAGCGGCGAGGCGTGGACGTAGAGGACGTCCCCGTGCTGGGCGTATCGGGGCATCGACTCGAGGTATTCCCAGAAGCGCTCGTTTTCCTCCCGGGGGTACCGGGGCGAGCGGAGCTGGTCCTTCGTCCACCAGGCCGACGCCTCGGCCTTCCAGTTGAAGCCCACCGGCTGGTAGAGAATGCCTTCCTCGTGGTTGCCCATGAGCGTGAAGGCGAACCGTTGGAGCGCGATCCGGAGGACCTGGCGCGGGTTGGGTCCGTAGCCGATGAGGTCCCCAAGGCAGACGATCTCGTCGCAGCCCTGCTCCTCGACGTCCTCGAGGACGGCCTGGAGGGCCTCGAGGTTCGAATGGACGTCGGAAAGGATCGCGGTGCGTTTCATGGCGCGCGCCGGCGGCCGAGTTCCTCCAGGACGTTGAGTTCCACGAGGACCATCTTCCGGCCGCACGCTTCGGAAATCTTCTGGACGAGGAAGCGCTTGAGGGCGAGGAAGGAGGGCGCGGGCGTGCCGACGCGGCCGCCGAAGAATCGCACGAGCACCCGGTCTCCGGTCACGTCCACCAGCTGCATCTCCAGGTCGTTGGGCGCGAACAGCGGGCGCGCGTCGCGCTCGATCACCTCGAGGATGCGCGCCCGCTTCTGGGCGGCCGTGAGGCCCGACGCGTCCGGCACGTCCCGCGGGGGAGGCGCTCCCCAGATTTCGGAGAGGATCGCCTGAATGTCGTCCCAGCAGGAACTGCATCCCCCCCCGGCTTTCGTGACGGCGGTCACTTCTTCCACCTGCCGGAGCCCGTGCGTCACGACGGCCTCCCGGATGGCCGCCTCCGTGACGAGATAACACCGGCAGACGAGGGAATCTTCACACGGGGCGCCCATCGACGAAATAACTCTATCACGGGGGGCGGGGGTTTGCAAGGCGGCCTCCGGCGGGGCTATAATCCGCCCCATGCCGCGCGTGAGCGTGATCCTCTCCATTTTCGACCAGCCGAACGCGTTCCGGTTTTCCCTGATCGGCTACCGGCGCCAGACCTTTCCGGATTTCGAGCTTGTGGTGGCCGACGACGGCTCCGACGAGGAAACCCGCGCCCTCGTCGACGAGTTCCGGCGCTCCAGCCCTTTTCCGATCAAGCATGTGTGGCAGGAGAACCGGGGCTATCGCCGGGCCCGGATCGCCAACCGGGCGGTTCTTGAATCGGAAGGCTCCATCCTCCTCTTGAGCGACGGCGACTGTATTCCCCATCGGGACTTCGTGCGGGCGCACGCCGAGGGGTGCCCGCCGGGGGGCTTCGCCGTCGGGGGCTACGTCCGCCTCTCCGCGGAGCAATCGCGCACGCTCACCCCCGAGAACGTCGCGGCGGGGGACTTCGAGAGGTTCTGTACCTGGCGCGATCTCTGGCGCTTCCGGCTGACCCATTGGAAGAACCTTTGGGGAATTCTGCGCGGCGATCCGCGCAAGCCCAAGGTCTACGGCTGCAATCTCTCCGTCGATCGCGGGGTTTACTACGCGGTCAACGGTTACGATGAGAACTTCGACGGCTTCGGCCGTGAAGACAGCGATCTGAGGAACCGGCTGCGGCGCCACGGAGCGCGGCCCGTCTCTCTCTGGGGCCGGGCCTGGGTCTACCACGTGGACGACGCGATCGACCCGAAGATCCGGGCGCGCCGCATTCCCCGGCGCGACGCCTCCGCCTATTACTACCGGCCGGACGTGCCGGTGCGCTGCGAGAACGGCCTGGTGAAGCCGTGACGCCCGTTTTCTATTACCATCGCGTGGGCCCCTTCCGGCCCGGGGCGCCCCGGAAGATGACCGTGACGCCTCCCAACTTCCGCTCGCAGATGCATTTCCTTCGGCGGCACGGGATCGAGGTCCTCACCCTCGATCAGGTCCTGGCCGGCCGGTCGGGGACCGCCCTGACGTTCGACGACGGCTTCCGGGATTGCCTCGAATACGCCCTGCCGGTCCTTCGGGCGCTGCGCTTTCCGGCCGCGTTCTTCATCGTGGCGGGACGGGTCGGAGGCACGGACACCTGGATGCGCTCCACGGCGTTTCCGGAGGAGCGGCTCCTGGACTGGGACGACCTCAAGCGCCTGCTCGACGCGGGAATGACGATCGGGTCGCACTCGATGACCCACACGCGGCTGACGTACGAGGAAGTGGCCGAATCCCGGCGGCTGCTCGAGGACCGGCTCGGGGTGCGCGTGGAGCATTTCGCCTATCCGCGCGGGGAGTACACGGAGGAATCCGTCGAATGGGTGCGCCGCGCGGGCTATGCCGCGGCGTGGGCCACGCGTTCCGGAAACGAGGCGCGCTTCACCCGCCGCCGCCTTCCGGTGAGCGCCGGGGCCACGATCGGCGACTTCGGCGCGCGCCTTCTGAAAGCCCGGCTGGGATATTACTGATTCCGCCGTTCGGCGAAGAGAAGACCCTTCCGGGGATGACGCTTCGACGGGCGCAGCTCCGTGCGGTGTCCCATCTCGTTCAGGTACCGCGCCAGCGCCTCTCCCGACCATCGAGGATCGGTTCCCCCCGCCGGATGGTATTCCAGGGCGACGCGGGCGATCCGGCGCCAGAGCTCGGGCGGCGCCTGGTAGAGAATCTCGTACTCGGCCCCCTCGCAGTCGAGCTTGAGAAGATCGCACCGCTCGAGGGAATGCTCCCGGAAGACGTCCTCCAGGGTGACGCATTCGACCGGAATCGCCCCACGGGAGGTTTGTCCTTCCGCCGGGAAGAGGGAGTGGGCTGAAGGGTTCTTGCCCAGATACAGGGTCGCCGTTCCCCGCCGGCCGGCCACCGCCGCCGGGTGGAGCCGCACGTGCGGGAAGCGCCCGATGTTTCGGCGCAGGAGCTCGAAGCTCTCCGGCGCGGGTTCGTAGCAGAGAACCCGCCGCGCCAGTCCGGCCACCCGCAAGGCAAACACGCCGATGTGCGCGCCGATGTCCACGACCGTGTCGAAAGAGCCCGGCGGCACGCCGTTCAGGCGGTATTCGTCGCGGGCGAAGATGCGGTGGAACGTGTGTCGATCCTGGTCCTGCATCCGGATCCGGAAAACGCCGCCGTCCCGAAGGGCGATGTCGTAGACGGGTCCCGCGGGAGGACGCTTGCGCAGGCGCAGGAACGCCCAGGGCCGAAGAAGGTGGCGCCGAAGGACGAACCAGTCGCCGAAATCGGACAGGCGCATCGGGCCGTCAGGCCCCGGACTTCTCGGCCGCCGCCGCGGACCCTTCGGCCTTGCCCGGGGCCGCCTTGTGCTCCTTCTTCTCCGGCGCCTTGAGGTTGAGGAGGGTATCGAAGTTGTCCAGGAGCTCCTGGTGGAAGTCGAGGGCTTCCTTCTCGCTGAAGAAGCGTTTGATGAGGGGCTGGACCAGAACGTACCGGGCCCCCTTCTCGTTGACCTCCTCCACGTTCGTCTCGTGCGTGGCGAACTCGGGAGGCACCTTGAAGTCGTAAAGCCGGAACGTGAGGATCTTGTAGTACTTCTCGTCGGCTCCCTGGACGAACGTATGGCGCAGCTGGCGGGCCCGCGCCACGAGGGGAAGTTCCTGGATGATCCGCATGGGCCCTATTCTACGGGAGGCCGGGGGGAAGACAAGTCTTTGCGTCCGGGAAGGAAACGCTCGAGAGCCTCCAGGTCCCGGTGGACCGGGCACCCCGGCAGACTCGCCCTCACGCCCACGCCGTAGACCTTCGTGAAGAGCCGGTTGTCGAAGATGACGACGACTCCCCGGTCCGTCCGCGTCCGGATCAGGCGTCCGAACCCCTGGCGCAGATCGAGGATCGCCTTGGGGAGCGAGTAGTTCCAGAAACTCTCGGGATCCCGCTCCTGGAGCGCTTCGGCGAGCGGATCCCCCGGGCTCATGAAGGGAATCTTGTCGATGACCAGGCACGAGAGCGCTTCCCCCGGGATATCCACGCCCTGCCAGAAACTCGAGGTCGCAAAAAGCGCCGTCCCTTCGTCCTTGCGGAATTCCTCCAGCAGCTTCGAGCGCGGACGGTCCCCCTGGCGGAGGATCCTCACGCCCGTTTCGGCCGCCGCTTCCGCGCACGCCTCGAGGTTGCGGTACGAGGTGAAAAGGCACATCGTCCGTCCCCCGAGGTGCCTCAGGATCCGGTTGATGTGGCCGGACATCTCGGAGGCGAACTCCGGATCGTTCGGGGAGGAGCGCATTCGGGGCACGATGAGGACGGCCTGGCGCTCGAAATCGAAGGGGGAGGGGACCCGCAGCTCTTCCGCGTCGGCCGCGCCCGTCTCCCGGCGGAGAAAATCGAACTCGCCGTCGGCGGTCAGCGTCGCCGAACAGAGAACCGTGGCCGGAAACGACCGGAAAAGCTCCTCTTCGAGGATGGGGCGCACATCCACCGCGCGGGATTGGAGGCGCGACGTCTCGGCGTCCTTCTCG
It encodes:
- a CDS encoding metallophosphoesterase family protein; this encodes MKRTAILSDVHSNLEALQAVLEDVEEQGCDEIVCLGDLIGYGPNPRQVLRIALQRFAFTLMGNHEEGILYQPVGFNWKAEASAWWTKDQLRSPRYPREENERFWEYLESMPRYAQHGDVLYVHASPLDPTREYVMPEACYNPDFMKLIFSKIKRVAFGGHTHLPGIFFPDRPFLPASRIEGAFPVTRGKFFVNVGSVGQPRDGDTRACYVVFDGKFVAFRRVRYNYRKTARKIKRIKRLPNALGARLSLGL
- a CDS encoding polysaccharide deacetylase family protein; amino-acid sequence: MTPVFYYHRVGPFRPGAPRKMTVTPPNFRSQMHFLRRHGIEVLTLDQVLAGRSGTALTFDDGFRDCLEYALPVLRALRFPAAFFIVAGRVGGTDTWMRSTAFPEERLLDWDDLKRLLDAGMTIGSHSMTHTRLTYEEVAESRRLLEDRLGVRVEHFAYPRGEYTEESVEWVRRAGYAAAWATRSGNEARFTRRRLPVSAGATIGDFGARLLKARLGYY
- a CDS encoding cupin domain-containing protein, with the translated sequence MDVKSVIDARKFSAEKLAKIALYESERLACDVYGVEPGQEQKPHTHPACDKIYYVVEGCGTFRVGGEVREVGEKNVVYVPAGIEHSVKNDSPAKLTLLVFVSPHPAYAARSETRPSPRA
- a CDS encoding class I SAM-dependent methyltransferase, with translation MNPDRERWNEKYRRGGAPELPSIALLMYRSRLVPGRALDLAGGPGENACLLALAGWRVVLADLSDEAVARARTRARGLRADLHVVQADALRLPFRGPFETIVVTRFLERSIAPELVRLLAPGGTLFAEQPVRGIRPEYCVRPGELRRLFAPLEPVLDVEEGDRSVYIGRKPGA
- a CDS encoding glycosyltransferase; translation: MPRVSVILSIFDQPNAFRFSLIGYRRQTFPDFELVVADDGSDEETRALVDEFRRSSPFPIKHVWQENRGYRRARIANRAVLESEGSILLLSDGDCIPHRDFVRAHAEGCPPGGFAVGGYVRLSAEQSRTLTPENVAAGDFERFCTWRDLWRFRLTHWKNLWGILRGDPRKPKVYGCNLSVDRGVYYAVNGYDENFDGFGREDSDLRNRLRRHGARPVSLWGRAWVYHVDDAIDPKIRARRIPRRDASAYYYRPDVPVRCENGLVKP
- a CDS encoding glycosyltransferase is translated as MTELTIVLPALNEADNLSLLLPRLHEVARSIGSYEILVVDGGSTDDTAARAALHGARVHFQRERGYGSALKEAFRLARGRYVVTMDADYSHDPYFIRDLYAARDRGAVVVASRYVPGGSSDVSGLRSVLSRILNATFRRVLSIPLMDLSSGFRLYRRSALEEIEITRKNFDALEEILIRLVGLGYSVVEVPFVYRARGAGVSKARVIRFGMELLATLYRLWQLRNGCDWCDYDHRAYDSAIFLQRWWQRRRRAIILEWHRPGRTLDVGCGSSRILEDLDGAVGLDVSLPKLRFMRRRGCRVVRGSVFALPFPDASFDEVVFSQVIEHIPMTPSPLAEIRRVLRPGGRLIIGTPDYGRIFWGVLERFYDALRPEAYAHEHVSHYTLASMRRLLAEHGFEHVRSRYVGGAELIQLAIRR
- a CDS encoding UXX-star (seleno)protein family 1 codes for the protein MAEKTQAKVLIFGKDTUPYTTAARQEYARKGVPFEYLNVKENAAAMDEMLKWSKGRRNVPVIVEGGKVTIGFGGT
- a CDS encoding FkbM family methyltransferase, with the translated sequence MRLSDFGDWFVLRRHLLRPWAFLRLRKRPPAGPVYDIALRDGGVFRIRMQDQDRHTFHRIFARDEYRLNGVPPGSFDTVVDIGAHIGVFALRVAGLARRVLCYEPAPESFELLRRNIGRFPHVRLHPAAVAGRRGTATLYLGKNPSAHSLFPAEGQTSRGAIPVECVTLEDVFREHSLERCDLLKLDCEGAEYEILYQAPPELWRRIARVALEYHPAGGTDPRWSGEALARYLNEMGHRTELRPSKRHPRKGLLFAERRNQ
- the moaA gene encoding GTP 3',8-cyclase MoaA codes for the protein MLRDGYGRTVTNLRISVTDRCNLRCVYCMPAEPEWLPRPEILTFEEIERIVRLAVSLGISEFRLTGGEPTARQGIVDLVRRLAAVPGVRDLAMTTNGILLGTLAGPLREAGLHRLNVSLDTLKGEKFVHLARREGFRRVWEGLLEADRVGFRPLKVNMVVLRGVNDDEILDFAALARTRPWQIRFIEFMPLDGDGAWTREQVVPAAEILRRIHERWPLDLEPQGPASDPARIFRFRDGAGDVGVIASVTEPFCFACDRIRVTPDGKLRTCLFSTWETDLKGPLRAGASDEELARLVRDAVARKEAGHGINDPSFVRPRRAMYSIGG
- a CDS encoding (2Fe-2S)-binding protein — protein: MGAPCEDSLVCRCYLVTEAAIREAVVTHGLRQVEEVTAVTKAGGGCSSCWDDIQAILSEIWGAPPPRDVPDASGLTAAQKRARILEVIERDARPLFAPNDLEMQLVDVTGDRVLVRFFGGRVGTPAPSFLALKRFLVQKISEACGRKMVLVELNVLEELGRRRAP